From the Oceanicaulis alexandrii DSM 11625 genome, one window contains:
- a CDS encoding L-threonylcarbamoyladenylate synthase: protein MTRPSPPPDTPILPADDPDALDQAARILKAGGCVAVPTETVYGLACDATNAQAVAGVYEAKGRPSFNPLICHVDTLERARSLVQLDDQGLALAERFWPGPLTLVAPKRTPSPVSELAAAGLDSLAVRLPYSDTLRTLVQRLDAPLAAPSANASGTISPTTAEHVKDSLNGRIHLILDGGPCPVGVESTIVSVLDPAHPVILRPGGIARDALEAVIGVMQRPTPTNHSAPTAPGQLTSHYAPNASVRLNATQPHNNESFLGFGAQPKREGVVFFDLSPSGDLVEAAANLFTGLRWLDRVSDRIAVAPIPETGLGEAINDRLRRAAAER, encoded by the coding sequence ATGACACGCCCCAGCCCGCCCCCTGACACGCCGATCCTGCCGGCGGACGATCCAGATGCTCTGGACCAGGCCGCCCGGATCCTGAAGGCGGGGGGCTGCGTGGCCGTTCCGACCGAAACCGTGTACGGGCTGGCGTGCGACGCCACGAACGCGCAGGCGGTAGCGGGCGTGTATGAGGCCAAGGGACGTCCCAGCTTCAACCCGTTGATCTGTCATGTGGATACGCTGGAGCGCGCCAGAAGCCTTGTTCAACTGGATGATCAAGGCCTGGCGCTGGCCGAACGCTTCTGGCCCGGACCGCTGACGCTGGTGGCCCCCAAACGCACCCCCTCTCCCGTCAGCGAACTGGCGGCGGCGGGTCTGGACAGTCTGGCTGTGCGTTTGCCGTACTCAGACACCTTGCGCACGCTGGTCCAGCGTCTGGACGCGCCTTTGGCCGCGCCCAGCGCCAACGCATCCGGCACGATCAGCCCCACCACCGCCGAACATGTGAAAGACAGCCTGAACGGGCGCATTCACCTGATCCTGGACGGCGGCCCCTGCCCTGTGGGCGTGGAGAGCACCATCGTCTCTGTGCTGGATCCGGCTCATCCGGTGATTTTACGCCCGGGCGGGATCGCCAGGGATGCGCTGGAGGCGGTGATCGGGGTGATGCAGCGCCCGACGCCAACGAATCACAGTGCGCCGACAGCGCCCGGTCAGCTCACCTCCCACTACGCGCCGAACGCGAGTGTGCGCCTGAATGCAACCCAACCCCACAACAACGAGTCCTTTTTGGGGTTTGGCGCGCAACCCAAAAGAGAAGGCGTTGTATTTTTTGATCTTTCCCCAAGCGGTGACCTAGTCGAAGCGGCCGCGAACCTGTTTACTGGCCTGCGCTGGCTGGACAGAGTCAGCGATCGCATCGCTGTCGCGCCGATACCGGAAACCGGATTGGGCGA
- a CDS encoding YceI family protein, producing the protein MRPLFALAPLALLVTTPALAQSDAWIVDYDASSVGLQTEVFGTTIQGDFPQFSADIRLDPEDLSDARIEAVVQAGSGQLDPTERQSDMEGEAGLNPSEHPEMRFVSETITREGDVYTALGTLTIKGVSQEQALTFTLDITDGRGVADGGFTLARRDFGVGAGDWGAAAAQIDVRVHIEAERED; encoded by the coding sequence ATGCGTCCCTTGTTCGCCCTCGCCCCGCTCGCCCTGCTGGTGACCACCCCCGCCCTCGCCCAGTCTGACGCCTGGATCGTGGATTACGACGCCAGCTCGGTGGGCCTTCAGACCGAGGTCTTCGGAACCACGATCCAGGGCGATTTCCCGCAATTCTCCGCTGATATTCGCCTCGATCCCGAGGACCTGTCCGACGCCCGCATTGAAGCGGTCGTGCAGGCGGGATCTGGCCAGCTTGACCCGACCGAACGCCAGTCCGACATGGAGGGCGAAGCCGGTCTGAATCCGTCTGAGCACCCCGAGATGCGCTTTGTGTCTGAGACAATCACGCGCGAAGGCGACGTCTACACAGCCCTTGGAACCCTGACCATCAAGGGCGTTTCGCAAGAGCAAGCGCTGACCTTCACCCTCGACATCACGGACGGTCGCGGCGTTGCGGATGGCGGTTTCACCCTCGCGCGCCGTGATTTTGGCGTCGGGGCTGGCGATTGGGGCGCCGCCGCCGCCCAGATTGATGTGCGGGTGCATATCGAGGCCGAGCGCGAAGACTAG
- a CDS encoding cytochrome b — MSATTTSHRYTTVAIILHWVIAAMLVSMVFVGWWMEDLRHALLDGTGSLTLTQAVYNWHKTAGLIILVLSLARLAWRLTHKAPPLPEGMKPWERFAAQFTHIAFYGVMLGAPIMGWITASASSFPSKLFNLDGLLLPHLPVPQTESFASLAGSVHGASGWAILILLALHAGAALKHHILDRDGVLTRMIPGLNIPPQTGRD, encoded by the coding sequence ATGTCCGCCACCACCACATCGCATCGCTATACGACTGTCGCCATCATCCTGCACTGGGTGATCGCGGCCATGCTGGTGTCCATGGTGTTTGTGGGCTGGTGGATGGAAGATCTCCGCCACGCCTTGCTCGACGGTACGGGCTCGCTGACGCTGACCCAGGCCGTCTATAACTGGCACAAGACGGCGGGTCTGATCATTCTCGTTCTGTCGCTGGCGCGGCTGGCCTGGCGCTTGACCCATAAAGCGCCGCCCCTGCCCGAAGGCATGAAACCCTGGGAGCGTTTCGCCGCGCAGTTCACTCATATCGCCTTTTACGGCGTCATGCTCGGCGCGCCGATCATGGGCTGGATCACGGCGTCGGCCTCAAGCTTCCCCTCCAAGCTTTTCAATCTGGACGGTTTGCTGCTGCCCCATTTGCCGGTGCCGCAAACCGAAAGCTTCGCCTCGCTGGCCGGGTCGGTCCATGGCGCCTCTGGCTGGGCGATCCTGATCCTGCTGGCGCTGCACGCGGGCGCCGCGCTGAAGCACCACATCCTGGACCGGGACGGCGTCCTGACCCGCATGATTCCGGGGCTGAACATTCCGCCGCAGACGGGTCGCGACTGA